From the Acetomicrobium sp. S15 = DSM 107314 genome, the window GACGTATCGGAGATCATGAAAGGGTGTGGCTCTATACATTGCATGACGGCCTTTTTGAGTCGTGATTCCATATAGGCGTTAAGTTTAACTTAAAGGAGAGGTGTGACGTGAGTTCAGCCGTGTGCTCTTCCGATCTACAGGATCGCAGGAGCCTGGGATTGGATCAAGGAGAAGGCCTCCAGTGTCGTGGGCTGGTTCGGTGGAATTCCAGAGATGATAGCTAATGCCCTCGCAGGCGTAGGAGAGTCGATGTGGTCTCCGT encodes:
- a CDS encoding arginine deiminase family protein, which gives rise to MVFVNELKVITVDVSEIMKGCGSIHCMTAFLSRDSI